Proteins encoded in a region of the Salminus brasiliensis chromosome 2, fSalBra1.hap2, whole genome shotgun sequence genome:
- the acsbg1 gene encoding long-chain-fatty-acid--CoA ligase ACSBG1 isoform X1, translated as MSSGAMSQKMTCDKSQDRHEEKVQSSCKQSPPGHMTDLGKEEVADNGRPEKKCVEEVQSLWTTEASGSVKLRIDELCPQEPITVHQMFINCVQKYGHLPALASKRKEKWEKITFSEYYRCCRMAAKSFLKLGLERFHSVAILGFNSEEWFFSAVGAVFAGGLSTGIYTTNSPEACHHVAKDSRANIIVIENQKQLDKILLIKDNLPHLKAIVQYSGSLKKKLPNLYSWEEFMRLGLDIPDKTLDDIISSQKANQCCVLIYTSGTTGAPKGVMLSHDNITWTARHASRAGDMQPAEIKQETIVSYLPLSHIAAQIYDLWTGIQWGELVYFAQPDALKGTLVNTLREATPSSHMGVPRVWEKMMEKIKLEVSRCAYLKKKLVTWAMSVSLEANLKYSKDEEKPFLFNLANSLVLEKLRAELGFSGCQKFFSGAAPIGSDTFEFFLGLNIHLYEAYGMSESSGPHFMSGPYTYRMESCGKVVPGCRCKIANVDADGSGEVCLWGRDVFMGYLNMKDKTVEAFDEEGWLCSGDLGKTDEDGFLYITGRIKELIITAGGENVPPVPIEDAVKRELPFISNAMLIGDKRKFLSMLLTIKCVINVETMEPTDDLSPEAVKFCQQLGSQATKVSDITGGKDKLLNQAIQDGIARVNSKATSNAQRIQKWIVLGKDFSVSGGELGPTMKLRRAAVLKMYHNEVETFYRELKK; from the exons ATGAGCAGCGGTGCAATGTCTCAGAAAATGACTTGTGACAAAAGTCAGGATAGGCATGAAGAAAAAGTTCAATCAAG CTGTAAGCAATCACCTCCAGGCCATATGACAGACCTAGGAAAAGAAGAAGTTGCAGATAATGGACGAC CAGAGAAAAAGTGTGTTGAAGAGGTTCAGTCTCTTTGGACCACAGAAGCAAGTGGCTCAGTGAAACTCCGAATAGATGAACTCTGTCCACAGGAGCCCATCACAGTGCATCAGATGTTCATTAATTGTGTTCAGAAATATGGACATTTACCTGCTTTAGCAtccaagagaaaagagaaatggGAAAAGATCACATTCTCTGAGTACTACCGTTGCTGTCGGATGGCCGCCAAGAGCTTTTTGAAG TTGGGCTTAGAACGTTTCCACAGTGTGGCCATTTTGGGATTCAATTCCGaagagtggttcttctctgCTGTAGGAGCTGTCTTTGCAGG GGGGTTATCAACAGGAATCTATACAACAAACTCACCTGAGGCCTGTCATCATGTAGCTAAAGACTCAAGAGCAAATATAATCGTCATAGAAAACCAAAAGCAGTTGGACAAAATTTTACTG ATAAAGGATAATCTTCCACATTTGAAAGCTATTGTCCAGTATTCTGGATCCTTGAAGAAGAAACTGCCCAATCTCTATTCA TGGGAGGAGTTCATGCGTCTTGGTCTGGACATTCCTGACAAAACACTCGATGACATCATCAGCAGCCAAAAAGCAAACCAATGCTGTGTGCTGATCTACACATCTGGAACAACTGGCGCACCGAAAGGGGTTATGCTCAGCCATGATAAT ATCACGTGGACGGCTCGTCATGCAAGCAGGGCTGGAGACATGCAACCTGCTGAAATAAAACAGGAGACCATAGTGAGCTACCTACCACTCAGCCATATTGCTGCTCAAATCTATGATCTGTGGACAGGGATCCAGTGGGGGGAGCTGGTCTACTTTGCCCAGCCTGATGCTTTGAAG GGGACCTTGGTGAACACTCTGAGAGAGGCTACACCTTCATCCCATATGGGAGTTCCCCGTGTTTGGGAAAAAATGATGGAGAAGATAAAACTGGAAGTCTCACGCTGTGCGTACTTGAAAAAGAAACTGGTGACTTGGGCCATGTCTGTTAGTTTGGAGGCTAATCTGAAATACTCAAA GGACGAAGAGAAGCCCTTTTTATTCAACCTAGCAAActccctggtcctggagaagcTCCGTGCTGAGCTGGGCTTCTCTGGCTGTCAGAAGTTCTTCTCTGGGGCAGCTCCCATTGGAAGCGATACATTCGAGTTCTTTCTTGGCCtcaatatacatttatatgagGCCTATGGCATGAGCGAGAGCTCTGGACCTCACTTTATGTCTGGTCCATACACTTACAGAATGGAGAG TTGTGGCAAAGTGGTTCCGGGCTGCAGATGTAAGATAGCCAATGTAGATGCTGATGGCAGTGGTGAGGTGTGCCTCTGGGGCCGCGATGTCTTCATGGGTTATCTCAACATGAAAGATAAAACAGTGGAAGCATTTGATGAGGAGGGCTGGCTATGTTCTGGAGACCTGGGCAAAACAGATGAGGATGGCTTCCTTTATATCACAGGAAGGATCAAGG AGTTAATAATTACTGCTGGTGGAGAGAATGTCCCTCCAGTTCCCATAGAGGATGCTGTGAAAAGGGAGCTGCCCTTTATCAGCAATGCAATGCTGATCGGTGACAAGAGGAAGTTTCTGTCCATGCTGCTCACCATAAAG TGTGTCATCAATGTTGAAACCATGGAGCCCACTGATGACCTCAGCCCAGAGGCTGTGAAATTCTGTCAGCAGCTTGGCAGTCAGGCAACTAAAGTTTCAGATATAACTGGAGGAAAAGACAAGTTGCTGAACCAGGCTATTCAGGATGGCATTGCTCGAGTCAACTCTAAGGCCACCTCCAACGCTCAGCGCATTCAAAAATGGATCGTCTTGGGGAAAGACTTTTCAGTCTCTGGAGGAGAGCTTG GTCCAACAATGAAATTACGACGAGCAGCTGTCCTAAAGATGTACCACAATGAAGTAGAAACTTTCTACAGGGAACTGAAAAAATAA
- the acsbg1 gene encoding long-chain-fatty-acid--CoA ligase ACSBG1 isoform X2, translating to MTDLGKEEVADNGRQKKCVEEVQSLWTTEASGSVKLRIDELCPQEPITVHQMFINCVQKYGHLPALASKRKEKWEKITFSEYYRCCRMAAKSFLKLGLERFHSVAILGFNSEEWFFSAVGAVFAGGLSTGIYTTNSPEACHHVAKDSRANIIVIENQKQLDKILLIKDNLPHLKAIVQYSGSLKKKLPNLYSWEEFMRLGLDIPDKTLDDIISSQKANQCCVLIYTSGTTGAPKGVMLSHDNITWTARHASRAGDMQPAEIKQETIVSYLPLSHIAAQIYDLWTGIQWGELVYFAQPDALKGTLVNTLREATPSSHMGVPRVWEKMMEKIKLEVSRCAYLKKKLVTWAMSVSLEANLKYSKDEEKPFLFNLANSLVLEKLRAELGFSGCQKFFSGAAPIGSDTFEFFLGLNIHLYEAYGMSESSGPHFMSGPYTYRMESCGKVVPGCRCKIANVDADGSGEVCLWGRDVFMGYLNMKDKTVEAFDEEGWLCSGDLGKTDEDGFLYITGRIKELIITAGGENVPPVPIEDAVKRELPFISNAMLIGDKRKFLSMLLTIKCVINVETMEPTDDLSPEAVKFCQQLGSQATKVSDITGGKDKLLNQAIQDGIARVNSKATSNAQRIQKWIVLGKDFSVSGGELGPTMKLRRAAVLKMYHNEVETFYRELKK from the exons ATGACAGACCTAGGAAAAGAAGAAGTTGCAGATAATGGACGAC AGAAAAAGTGTGTTGAAGAGGTTCAGTCTCTTTGGACCACAGAAGCAAGTGGCTCAGTGAAACTCCGAATAGATGAACTCTGTCCACAGGAGCCCATCACAGTGCATCAGATGTTCATTAATTGTGTTCAGAAATATGGACATTTACCTGCTTTAGCAtccaagagaaaagagaaatggGAAAAGATCACATTCTCTGAGTACTACCGTTGCTGTCGGATGGCCGCCAAGAGCTTTTTGAAG TTGGGCTTAGAACGTTTCCACAGTGTGGCCATTTTGGGATTCAATTCCGaagagtggttcttctctgCTGTAGGAGCTGTCTTTGCAGG GGGGTTATCAACAGGAATCTATACAACAAACTCACCTGAGGCCTGTCATCATGTAGCTAAAGACTCAAGAGCAAATATAATCGTCATAGAAAACCAAAAGCAGTTGGACAAAATTTTACTG ATAAAGGATAATCTTCCACATTTGAAAGCTATTGTCCAGTATTCTGGATCCTTGAAGAAGAAACTGCCCAATCTCTATTCA TGGGAGGAGTTCATGCGTCTTGGTCTGGACATTCCTGACAAAACACTCGATGACATCATCAGCAGCCAAAAAGCAAACCAATGCTGTGTGCTGATCTACACATCTGGAACAACTGGCGCACCGAAAGGGGTTATGCTCAGCCATGATAAT ATCACGTGGACGGCTCGTCATGCAAGCAGGGCTGGAGACATGCAACCTGCTGAAATAAAACAGGAGACCATAGTGAGCTACCTACCACTCAGCCATATTGCTGCTCAAATCTATGATCTGTGGACAGGGATCCAGTGGGGGGAGCTGGTCTACTTTGCCCAGCCTGATGCTTTGAAG GGGACCTTGGTGAACACTCTGAGAGAGGCTACACCTTCATCCCATATGGGAGTTCCCCGTGTTTGGGAAAAAATGATGGAGAAGATAAAACTGGAAGTCTCACGCTGTGCGTACTTGAAAAAGAAACTGGTGACTTGGGCCATGTCTGTTAGTTTGGAGGCTAATCTGAAATACTCAAA GGACGAAGAGAAGCCCTTTTTATTCAACCTAGCAAActccctggtcctggagaagcTCCGTGCTGAGCTGGGCTTCTCTGGCTGTCAGAAGTTCTTCTCTGGGGCAGCTCCCATTGGAAGCGATACATTCGAGTTCTTTCTTGGCCtcaatatacatttatatgagGCCTATGGCATGAGCGAGAGCTCTGGACCTCACTTTATGTCTGGTCCATACACTTACAGAATGGAGAG TTGTGGCAAAGTGGTTCCGGGCTGCAGATGTAAGATAGCCAATGTAGATGCTGATGGCAGTGGTGAGGTGTGCCTCTGGGGCCGCGATGTCTTCATGGGTTATCTCAACATGAAAGATAAAACAGTGGAAGCATTTGATGAGGAGGGCTGGCTATGTTCTGGAGACCTGGGCAAAACAGATGAGGATGGCTTCCTTTATATCACAGGAAGGATCAAGG AGTTAATAATTACTGCTGGTGGAGAGAATGTCCCTCCAGTTCCCATAGAGGATGCTGTGAAAAGGGAGCTGCCCTTTATCAGCAATGCAATGCTGATCGGTGACAAGAGGAAGTTTCTGTCCATGCTGCTCACCATAAAG TGTGTCATCAATGTTGAAACCATGGAGCCCACTGATGACCTCAGCCCAGAGGCTGTGAAATTCTGTCAGCAGCTTGGCAGTCAGGCAACTAAAGTTTCAGATATAACTGGAGGAAAAGACAAGTTGCTGAACCAGGCTATTCAGGATGGCATTGCTCGAGTCAACTCTAAGGCCACCTCCAACGCTCAGCGCATTCAAAAATGGATCGTCTTGGGGAAAGACTTTTCAGTCTCTGGAGGAGAGCTTG GTCCAACAATGAAATTACGACGAGCAGCTGTCCTAAAGATGTACCACAATGAAGTAGAAACTTTCTACAGGGAACTGAAAAAATAA